The Vanrija pseudolonga chromosome 1, complete sequence genomic sequence CCGCAatcgccgcccccgctccccGCTGATACGCCTCGCTCATTCGACGCAGAgttcggcgccgccactACCAGTGGCAGTATGGAGGGGCCCACGATCACGAGACGCACTCGGTCCCGGCCGTTGATTGCCGGCCTTCAAAGCCTCCTTCGTATCGCCCCGCCCAGCAAGCCCATTCCGACCACGGCGCCCGTCCAGACTGGCGAGCAGCCCCGGAAGAGacccctcctcgtcaaggtcTTCAACGGGAAACCCGTGGCTTCACCAAAGCCGGCGACTTAATGGTCGGTCCAACTCAAGATCCAATGTTTCGTGGACACTCTCATGTAGTGCATGTCCAATGTGAACGTGAATGTATGCAATTCGACGCAAGCTGCGTCACTTACATGTGTTGTGTCTTGTCGGGCTCACATGGCGGCGTAGCGCCACACATCCCTTGGGCCCGTCACTACCACATCCAACTGATGCCATACATGTGCTGGGAATGCTAGACAATAGGGTACGACGACAAACGAGTAGGCAGGTGAAAGTAAAAGGACTAGGGTacaagcaggcaggcacaATGACGCACACCACAACTACAAAGGCGGCAATGTTGCTGTCGCTATGACGCccgcgagctggcgctcgagcgcttCTTCTCATACTTCTTGATCCACGGGTGCTGAAGCACTTCGGCTAGGGGAAGACGGTCGTCGGGGTTGTAGCGGAGGAGCTGTGAAGTGTGTGAGCAGGAATACACCACCCAACGCCGCAGCACCACTCACCCTTGTGATCAagtccttggcctcgggcgaCACCGAGTCGGGGACATGCAGGTCGACGTTTCTGATGCGCCTGTACGTGGCGCTGTGGCCAGCCAGGTCCTCGAAAGGAGGGCCACCGACGATGAACTCGTAACAGAGAACGCCGAGAGCCCATAAGTCGACCTTGGAAGTgtgctccttgccctcgaccaTCTCCGGTGGGAGGTAGTCGAGCGTTCCGCAGAGGGTATGCCGCCTGTCACTGGGTGCATGCACGCTCCAACCAAAGTCGCCAATCTTGAGCTCGCCCTTGAGGCCTGGTGGGTCAGAACGGGCGGGACTCTTCATCACCCACCGATGAGTAGGTTCTCTGGCTTGATGTCACGGTGAATGACATGCTTCTTGTGCAGGTACgacagcgcgtcggccatcTGGGCAATgtacctgctgctgcgtttCTCGTCAAACTTGCCGAGCTTGGACAGCTGCTTGTacagctcgccctcggcggcaaactcgaggacgaggaagatgcGTTTCGAGTCGTGGAAGTAACCGTACAGGCGGAGAATGTTGGGGTGGCGGAGGTTCTGCTGGATCTCGATCTCGCGGCGCACCTGcttctcgaccttgccggcgaCAATCTCCTGCTTGTGTAGACACTTGAGGGCAACGATGAAGTGGGGTGCGGCCTTGGTGCGCGCGAGGTAGACTCTGCCAAacttgcccttgccgagcggACGGCCGATCTGGAAGTTGGGGAGGCCGAGGGATACAGACCTGGCAAGTTAGCTGTGCACACCATCACCAACAACAGCTTGCTCACCCGTTAGCCGAGCCGCTGTCCATCTCGAGGATCTTGGCCGACTCGCCCGTAACGACCTCCTtgctcgcctcgtcggcctcgagcccgccgTCGTACTTGCCGATCCCGCGCTGCCCGGCACCAGCCGACGCAGACACAGCGGCGTGCGAGGCGGGCTGGGCGATCGAGCTGGCCTGCGAGCGGGCGGACGAGGCGTGCGCCGGGCCGTGGATACCGTGCGCCGTGTGCGTCGTGTGGACGGGCTTCTTGTGGTGCGCGGGCTCGGGGCTCTTCGggcccgagccggcgcccTTCGGCGTGCTGCCCGCCGGCTTCTCCTTGGACACGTTCACCcccgcgagcgagagcagcGCCTGTctctgcgcctcggcgtggtggctCGCGAGCCCAGCGTTCGGCGGCCGCACGAGCCCCGGGTTCATGTACTTCTTCATCAGCGGCGGGAGGCGGCTCGGGCttgcgtcggcgccggcgcctggAGGGGCCGGTCGGGCGGGgttgcgcggcggcggggcaagGCTGTTGCCGcttggcccgccgccgagcgacaGCCCCGACATGAGGTTGGGGAGCTGCTGCGACATTgtggtgcgtgcgtgtgttTTGGGTATGTCGTGGAGACGAGAGACAGGAAGGATGATGATTAACGGGGGCAGCGGGCAATGTTTGGCCGGCGACGAAAGCAGTCGCGCTTGGGTGATGGCGGGATCAAATGCCACGTGCGCGGGAGTGATGGTGGCAGGTGGCAGTTTGCTCGGCAACTGTTGTGTTGTTCGCTGTTTCGTCCTCGGGCCGAgacatgcatgcatgtggCTTTGAGGGATGGAACTGGATACGGTGTTGTTGTACAGATTATTTGGGTACTAGATGCCAAAATGCCATGGGGCTGTTTCCTGAGAGTCGATAGATCGGCTCTCTTGCTCGGCGTGCGGTGTTGCTCGCGAGTCACCAAGTGCCAGGTTCGTCAAGGTATCCTCGAGGGCACCCCTCACCCTCTTTCTGGGAGAAGTTGAACTCGGTGTAGAGTTTGAAACAGGCCTATGGGTAACCGCGGTCAGATGACCATGGCTCTCCTTGGATCTGTCTCTGCAAGAGTGACTACTTTTGAGACCATGTTTCCACCAATGAATGTGGCCTACTcatgccccgccgccactcaaTGCTCAGCGACACTATCAAGATTGTTTCGCGCTCCATACCATTGCGCTCGCGGGAATGCATGAACAGGCTATTAGTGTAGGTATCTATATGAATAGCATGATCCACCGTTCTGGGTATTATTCGTTAACGGTCGTTTTGAGTCCTGTAACTTTTCGTATGTGATGCCAAAAGATAGGCTAGGTGTTAGAAGGAGTGTGGGATTTGGGGTCGGCGTCCGACGACAGGccagcggtggcggcgtgggcgagagACGTCAGGTCAGacttgccgtccttgacgGAGGCggcaacgccggcggcagccgaggccacggcgccggggaCAAAGGAGGGGGCCGAGGCCTTGGGGACGAAAGAAGGCGCAGAGGCTGAGGGGGTGAATGATGGTGCCGAGGCTGACGGGGTGAATGAGGACGCCGAGACAGAGGGGACAAAGGCAGAAGCCGAGGCGCTGAGTGACTCGACTGATGGCACCACAGGAGAGGCAGCTGCGGGAAGACCCGAGCCAGCACTCTCAgcctcgagctggtcgacgaaCGCGCTCAGGCGGATGGGAAGTGCGGATGAAACCGGTGTGCCGGTGCGGGGAAGCCCAGCGTCAGAGAGGGCAGGGGTATCGGGGGCGGTGGCGtactcggcggcgctgtcgtAGTCGGTTGCGAGGAACTCGGTGTCGTGGGTGCGGGCGATGTTTCTGGTGGCCACGATGGCGGCaggctcgagctcgccgaggtcgacagcGTGGGATGGCAGAGTCTCGCCGGCAAtctgcgcgaggtcgggaGAGGTGCCGAACGTGCGGGGTCGGGGCAGACCCGACGCTCCAATACGCTCAGTGTCTGTCGCCAGGGCCGCAGCCACAGAGGGGCTGTCAAGTGCAGAGACGCTGGTGCCAGCCGCTGCGAGGGTGTCGCCCTTCGGCGTCGCAGTGGGGGTTTCCACTCCTGTCGACGCAGTGGCGGTAGTGGGGGTAGCAGGCACCTCGACAACAGCGGGCTCAGATGGGGGCGTCGCAGCATCCGACGGCTCCTCAACGGCCTTGGAAGTGAGAGGCTCAGACTTGGCGAttgccgcagcggcagcagggATACcaacagcagcggcagcgccagTGACGAGAGCGATGGGCGAAAGCTCAACCTTCGAAGCCGAAGGCTCCTCAGGCGCAACCTTGGAGACTGTCGCTGGATAAGtctcggcagcggcctcgggctggacctcgacctcggccgaaATCGGGGCGGGCTTGATCACAGCCTGCACACTCTCGGAGTGGGGGCCGTAGTGCTTGAAGTGAGTCGGGTGGAACTGCACCGGCGGCGCATCTTCAACAGGAGCCAGGGGCAGGACCTTGGTAGCGGTCTCGGTGTCCTCAGCAGCCGACGCAACTGCGGCATGCTCGTCAACGACGGGAACAACGGGCTCCAGTGGTGCCGGCGTGGCGACAACCTCGGTAGTAGCAGGAGcaatctcgtcctcggtggtAGCAGGAGTAATCTCGTCACCCTCACGAGGGCTAGCGAGAGCGTCGAACGAAGATTTGGCGGTGAGCTGAGGCTCGGAGGCGGCGTCGTCAAAGGTGGCCTTCGTAGGAGACGCGAGCCACTGAGCCTCGGTAACAACGCtagagcggcggcgctcacgTTCGACCTCCTTGATGGGAGTAACCGGTGCAGCTGGGACAGCTGCGGGCTCAATAACGGCGGGAGGAGTGACAGCTTCGgtctccttcttctcgctcTTATCGGTGACGACAGCTGCGGTAACGGCGGCAGTTGCAACGCCGGCGAGACCGAccgcggtggccgcggcagCCTGCCTGGCCTTCgacttcttgcccttggatGGCTTGCTGGACAGGCTAGAGGCAGCGTCCTGCACAGGCTCCACAGTGGCTTCAGCCGGGTGGGGCACGGGGGCGGAGACCGTGGGAGCAGCGTCCACGATGGCGGGGTTGGCAGCGGGTTCCGGGGCCTGGATCTCATCGGCGGTGATCTTGACAACCTCAGGCTCTGGGGTGGCAGCAATCTCGACAACCTCAGGCTCGGGGGCAACTGGCTCCGCGGTGGCCTTCTCAGGAGCGGGAGGCGCGAGGGCAACACGCTCTACTGGGATCGGCTCCTCCGGGACGGGCTCTGAGGCGATCGTCTCGGGAACGGTGATGGGCTCAACGATGGGCTCGGCGATGGGCTCAGCAATGGGCTCGGCGATGGGCTCAGCAATGGGCTCGGCGATGGGTTCGGCCACAGGCTCCGCGGCACCCTTGGCGATGGGCTCCGCAACAGGTTCGGTGACGGACTCCACGACGGCCTGAGAGGCGACCGGTGCCGGCGTGGTAACCGCTGGAATGACGGGCTCCGTAGCAGCGACCTTAGCCACCACAGGCTCTGACAAAGCCTCAGGCACCACAGGCTCAGCTGCAGCAGGCTCTGGGACAGAGGGCTCCGAAGCCTCAGCGACCGCaggctcgacggcggcgggctccgcgacggcgggctcAGTCGCAGGCTCAACAACGCGCTGAGCAATGGGCTCAGCGGCTGTCTCGGCAGGCTCCGCAACAGCCGCAGGCGCAGGCTCGACAATCGTTGGCACCTCAACAGGCGCGTCCGACTTCTTGGTGCTGTTGTCCACGACCACGGCGGCAGTTGCGGCTGCAACGGCAGCACCAGCGACTCCGGCGGCGATCGCAGAGGCCTTCCTAGACTTCTTACCGAAGAGGCCAGTCTTGGTACCCGGCTCCTCGGTCTTAGGGGCGGTGAAGGACGACTTGCGGGGCTTGGGCACGGCGGgggccttgtcctcggcggccttgctGGCCGCCTCGAACTTGGCGCTCGTCTTGCGCACCACACCtgggaggagggcgcggaGGCCACCCTTCTTGACCTTGGAGGGGGACTCGTCAGTCGTAGTCTGCGACGAcgtcttggccttgtcggGTGTGGTACGGCTCGAAatggcggcgccagcaccggcggcagccgcgagcgacgcgacgctggcCGCAACCTTTCCGGCCGCGGGAGAGTCACGGGCGGGGGACCTGGGAGGAGTAACCGGCAGACCCTTGGGGGCCTGAGGGGGCGTGGAAGGAGCCACGACAGGCGTGGATTCCACCTTGGGTGCCACCGTCTCAGGCTCGGCGGCTGTAGCCTCGACACTGGGGGCGGCAACGCGCTCAGcagcggccggcgcggcctcgtcggaAATGTCGACAACGGCCGGCACAGCAGCAGGGGTAGCCACAGGCGCCACGGgttcggcgacgacggccgcctcaACAGGGGTCTCCACCTCAGTAGGCTTGGCAACAGGCTCAACGGCGGGAGTCTCGACTTCGACTCCAACAGCCTTGACTGCAGGagtgtcgacgtcgaccgcctTGACAGCCGGAGCCTCAAtggccggggcggcggcaacggggGCCTCAACCACGGGGGCCTTCTCAGGCTCAGAGGCGgtcggctcggcgaccttcACAGCAACCGGAacagcgacggccgcggcaacagcagcagcggcggcagcagcgacggggACCGCGACATGCTCCTTCGCGGCAGGTGCAACCGCTGGAGCCTCCACGACGGCCTCCTTGACTGGAGCGACAGGCTccggctcggcgaccttggcgtcTGGCTCGGCGACACGCAGCTGCaccggcgaggcgaggagcgcctcgggCACGGCTCTCGGCGCCTTGCTTGGCGTCGTGGGGACGGCTGGGTACTCAGGAATGCGGGGcgagccgccgaggcgcgggcTGTCACCAATTGCGGCGATGAGGGAAGGCGTTGCGAGGGGCGAGGATGATGGCGAGTCAACCTTTGCCTTGGCGGACGGGGACGCGTCAACAACCTTGGCGAgtgccgaggtggcggcgtcaATCTCAGGGAGGGAGCCGGCGACGGAGGCGGTGTCAAAGTCCTTggacggcgtgggcgagtgCTGAGCTGCAGTAATACCTGTGAGACCGGCGACAGCGCCTGCCCCCagagcgccagcggcgaggctGGTCTGAGCAACGTTGACGCGCGAAGCGGTAGGGCTCGCGTGACGCGACTcgctcggtgtcggcgtgtGCTTGTCAATGACGATGACCTCGGGCGCATGTGTGGCCGCCCAGTGGCGCCAGAGCttgttgtcgagctcggcccactTGGGAAGCGAGCTCAGGGGCTTGAGATCCGTGTCAATGATCTTGACGGCCGACTTGTCAGGGACGAGGACGTagctgccggtgccggtggggTTGAGGACCGAGCGTACGATGATTGACGAGTCCTTGAAGATTGCCGAGAGGCCAAAGGCAATCTCACGCTGGCGGAGGGTCCACTTTGACGAATCGGTCGGGTTCGCGCTGTAGAGGGCGACAAACtcttcgagctcggcaggcgTGGGCTCCTTGACGTCGGCAAAGAGCGTCTTGCCCGGGTTGGCAGCCGTGTAGTCGGCCGCAAGCTTGGAAATGTCGCCAGCCTGGAGAGTCTGCTGCAGCTTCTTGAGCTGCTGGAGGACGCCCGAAGACTCGAGCAGAGGCGCGATGAGCTTGAAGGTGCCGGTACCCAGGGGCTCCTTTCCAGAGCCAGCGGTGGGGATAAGGTGGGCATCGCGGGGCGCAATCTTGTTGCCATCGACGAAGACCCGGAGGTTGTTCTTCTCGCCGTCAGACTCCAGCCATTGCTTCCacaggccgtcgagggcacgctgcacgcggtcgctctcgcccgagTACAAGTCGATGGGGCAGTACCTGCCATGCTCAATGGTAGCGCCGCGGTAGTTTTCATGGAGGCAGTAGCGGCAGTTGCGAGACTTGATctcgaccgactcgagcgGGGTGATATCATCCGCCAGGGGGAGGAAACCCCACTTGGGCTTGATCTCGAGGACCAGCGTTTTGGCACTGGCCTCTGCCGCAGAGAGATCGGTCATGATGTGGGGAGGGCGCGACGTGTCGATGCTGGTGGCAAGGATGCCAGAGTCACGCTTGCGCTGATCAGGGCGGAGGTGCTCTGCCAATCCCGCAAGTTCCTGGACCCACTCCTTGCTGACATTGACCTTTGTGCTTCTCGCGAGAAGTGACGAGGAGATCAATGTaggcagcagctcgtcgttcCAGGTCTTGCGGAGCTCGGGGCTGGGCGCATTGGCGGGAGGCGTCTTGGCGATGCGCAATGCACTGCCCTGGAGAGAAGGGACCAGGCCCTTGTAGACGAACACAGCATGGGCGCCGCCCTCATTCAAGTACTTCCAGTCGGTGACGGGAGTCTGAGCGACCGTCAGTCTGGCCTCCTTCTTGTTctggtcgtcgagcttgttgTCCTCGGCCGAGACCATGACAAtctcgcccatctcgccgaCCGTGTACTCGGTGGGAGTGTCGGATGCGGCGGTCGACACACGCTTGGACATGTTGCGCGACGCCTTTTCGGTCACAGGGTCCAGCGAGCTGgacttgacgacggcgcttCTGGAAGGAGCCGTAGAAGCAAGGAACGACATTCGGGAGCCTGGGCGCCCGCCACTGCTGTAGAGGCTTGATCGGCGGAACGAGTTGGCAATGTCCTTGAGACCAAAGGTGCTGAAGCGAGAGACCTGGCTGTCGCCGCTTGGGGAggcagctcgccgctcaAGGCGAGATTCCGCCGCAAAGTCGGGTAACGGCTCATCAATCGACGGGGGGCGCTTGATGACGCGCTTCTGGACCGTGACCAGCAGATGGTCGACGGGGTTCTCCTCATCCTCCGAAGGGATCGGCTTGTTGAGCCGGAGAAGTGCAAAGCGGGgccacgaggccgaggcgacgggGTCAAGCTGGCCATCTTCGACAAAGTGGATAAAGGCATCGTCGATCGCGACAATCTCCTCGGAAGAGATGACAAAGGAGGTGGTGGGCTTCTGGTCGCGAACAACCACCTTGCGCTGGGGCGCAAGCAGTTTAGGCGACGGCTGGCGGACCGGCGTGATTGGCTGGGTCAGGTTGAGGTTGAGCTTTGACGAGTTGTCGCCAAAGCCAAGCTTCTCAAAGTCGGACCAGGCCTCGGGGCGCGCTGGGCTAGTGGGGCTGAGATTGGCCGCTGATGACTGGCGGAATAGCGTGTGCTCCTTGCCCGCTGGTGTCCTTGGGCTCTCGGCAATGGCACCGAGCGACGAGTCGGTGTTACCCTTGCCGTTGACCTCGAGACGGGGGATGTCGCCGTACGACTGGGACCTTCTGCGGTTCTCGAACACGCGGTCGCTGTCGCCCGCGAGGGGGTGGTAGTGCTGCTCGTCTGGGATCCGCGTTGGTGTCGTCGGAGGAGTGGTAAAGTTGAGGCCCTTGCTCtgggccagctcgccgaggaaaCCAAGCGAGCTAGCTgcgagcaggtcgtccagctcgaccgATCCACCGCCAATCTTCTGGCGGAGCTCCAGCCACTGCGAGGCCTCTGCGTCACCATCCAGCTGCGCGATAAGGGCATCATTCAGCACCTTCTCAGGGTCGGTACCACGCGGCAGGGCCGAGTCGGTGCCGAGAGCGACGTGGAGGACGTTGCGAGAGAATGTAGACGCGGGAGGCAGCGGGAGGTGCTCTgaagacgccgacgactcgcCAAAGGGGTAGGAGAGAATGAGCTGAATCAGTCTGCGGGGCATCTTCTGCTGGGTCGACTGCCAGCGAATGTGGGTGTAGAAcaggtgctcggcgcgctggccaGCGAGCTTGTAAGCGTCGTAGAGGTCGTTCCAGCCCGTAGCGCCATCGGGCACGGCACCAAGCAGCCACCAACCAAAGAGGTGGCACAGTCGGCCTGCGCTCATGGCATTGGtctcggcgtgcagcgcaATCGCGTTACAGACCTCGAACACGGCGTTCAACAGTCCAGCGACGTCGGACGACAGCTGGGGGATGAGCATGGTCGCGTACGCGCTTCTGGGGTACGACGCGGCGTGCTCCTGCTGGACAAAGCGGACATAGACGCTCGGGTCAATGatcggcctcgcgccgacgtcgaggcggcggaggaccgtcttgagcacctcggccAGGTCGACGGGGTTGGACGTGTCCTTTGCGACCTGGACCAGGCGCTCCTTCCAGACGGtatcggcgtcggcaccgctGACATCCGAGTAGGTGCTGGTCAAGCTCTGGACCTTGGCAGCGAGGTGTGGTCTGCGGGCAAGCACGAACAGCGCAATGAGCTGGCGTTGCCTGtcgcggtcggcctcgagccggCGGGGGAGCATGATGCcgaccgtctcggcgccTGCGGTTGTCAGCATGTATCATCATGCGCCGcctgctctgctcgccgcACGCTCAGGCCCTCGCCCATTCAGCCGCCGGCCCTGCCGCAGCCGGTGGTAGGCGGGACGGGGCtgacgccaccgccgccgcgcaagACGCACCTCGTTCCGTGAGCTCAGGGCCGAGCCACTCCCATGCGGCTGCCAGGTCGGCCGGGGTATATCTCTGCGCGTCGAGAGCtctgcgctcgtcgtgcgagagcgtcggcgtgcggcCTACGCCGTCGAGTCCGAGACtgaggccgctgccgagctgctggtcCGACTGGGCCTCGAATGgcaggtcgacgacaagccgcGGTGGCGTGCTATCCGTCCCGGGGAGGATGGAGGCACGCTTCTTGGTCTGGGCGCCTCCGCTTCCGCTCCGCCGGGGTaggtcggcgctggcgcgccgcgccgcatcgccgcgGGCAGTGCTTGCTGATGGGCCGGGCTGTCGGAGCGACTTGAAGcgctggggcgggcgtgaCGCTGGTGCTACGGCCTTTCTCGGCGATGTCGGCGAGATGGGCCGTCGGGTCTCGTCTCTTGGCGGTGATGACGGTGTCGCTGTTGCGGCCGTGGTCGACTTTGGACGCTTCTTTGTGAAGAAGGAGAGGATCGAGACCATGTTGAGTGTTGGTTTGGGCTGTCGCCCGCGGTGGTGGTTAAAggagtgtgggtgggtgggtgattGTGAGGTGAGatgcgtggtggtggtgtgacGAGATGGGCTGAGAGGATGTCGAGGCTAGGCGTgacggggcggcgcgagTTGGCGACTGACCCAACGAGGTGCTAGTGACGAAAGTGTTAGGGAAGTTGGGTGGGTGatgtcgcagcagcagcagcagccaagcGGGTagggaggagaggaggaggaggatggctAAAGGGTTTAGGAGAaggggacgaggacgaggagcagtAAGGATAAGGAAGGATCAGTCCAGACTA encodes the following:
- the IPK1 gene encoding Inositol-pentakisphosphate 2-kinase yields the protein MVSILSFFTKKRPKSTTAATATPSSPPRDETRRPISPTSPRKAVAPASRPPQRFKSLRQPGPSASTARGDAARRASADLPRRSGSGGAQTKKRASILPGTDSTPPRLVVDLPFEAQSDQQLGSGLSLGLDGVGRTPTLSHDERRALDAQRYTPADLAAAWEWLGPELTERGAETVGIMLPRRLEADRDRQRQLIALFVLARRPHLAAKVQSLTSTYSDVSGADADTVWKERLVQVAKDTSNPVDLAEVLKTVLRRLDVGARPIIDPSVYVRFVQQEHAASYPRSAYATMLIPQLSSDVAGLLNAVFEVCNAIALHAETNAMSAGRLCHLFGWWLLGAVPDGATGWNDLYDAYKLAGQRAEHLFYTHIRWQSTQQKMPRRLIQLILSYPFGESSASSEHLPLPPASTFSRNVLHVALGTDSALPRGTDPEKVLNDALIAQLDGDAEASQWLELRQKIGGGSVELDDLLAASSLGFLGELAQSKGLNFTTPPTTPTRIPDEQHYHPLAGDSDRVFENRRRSQSYGDIPRLEVNGKGNTDSSLGAIAESPRTPAGKEHTLFRQSSAANLSPTSPARPEAWSDFEKLGFGDNSSKLNLNLTQPITPVRQPSPKLLAPQRKVVVRDQKPTTSFVISSEEIVAIDDAFIHFVEDGQLDPVASASWPRFALLRLNKPIPSEDEENPVDHLLVTVQKRVIKRPPSIDEPLPDFAAESRLERRAASPSGDSQVSRFSTFGLKDIANSFRRSSLYSSGGRPGSRMSFLASTAPSRSAVVKSSSLDPVTEKASRNMSKRVSTAASDTPTEYTVGEMGEIVMVSAEDNKLDDQNKKEARLTVAQTPVTDWKYLNEGGAHAVFVYKGLVPSLQGSALRIAKTPPANAPSPELRKTWNDELLPTLISSSLLARSTKVNVSKEWVQELAGLAEHLRPDQRKRDSGILATSIDTSRPPHIMTDLSAAEASAKTLVLEIKPKWGFLPLADDITPLESVEIKSRNCRYCLHENYRGATIEHGRYCPIDLYSGESDRVQRALDGLWKQWLESDGEKNNLRVFVDGNKIAPRDAHLIPTAGSGKEPLGTGTFKLIAPLLESSGVLQQLKKLQQTLQAGDISKLAADYTAANPGKTLFADVKEPTPAELEEFVALYSANPTDSSKWTLRQREIAFGLSAIFKDSSIIVRSVLNPTGTGSYVLVPDKSAVKIIDTDLKPLSSLPKWAELDNKLWRHWAATHAPEVIVIDKHTPTPSESRHASPTASRVNVAQTSLAAGALGAGAVAGLTGITAAQHSPTPSKDFDTASVAGSLPEIDAATSALAKVVDASPSAKAKVDSPSSSPLATPSLIAAIGDSPRLGGSPRIPEYPAVPTTPSKAPRAVPEALLASPVQLRVAEPDAKVAEPEPVAPVKEAVVEAPAVAPAAKEHVAVPVAAAAAAAVAAAVAVPVAVKVAEPTASEPEKAPVVEAPVAAAPAIEAPAVKAVDVDTPAVKAVGVEVETPAVEPVAKPTEVETPVEAAVVAEPVAPVATPAAVPAVVDISDEAAPAAAERVAAPSVEATAAEPETVAPKVESTPVVAPSTPPQAPKGLPVTPPRSPARDSPAAGKVAASVASLAAAAGAGAAISSRTTPDKAKTSSQTTTDESPSKVKKGGLRALLPGVVRKTSAKFEAASKAAEDKAPAVPKPRKSSFTAPKTEEPGTKTGLFGKKSRKASAIAAGVAGAAVAAATAAVVVDNSTKKSDAPVEVPTIVEPAPAAVAEPAETAAEPIAQRVVEPATEPAVAEPAAVEPAVAEASEPSVPEPAAAEPVVPEALSEPVVAKVAATEPVIPAVTTPAPVASQAVVESVTEPVAEPIAKGAAEPVAEPIAEPIAEPIAEPIAEPIAEPIVEPITVPETIASEPVPEEPIPVERVALAPPAPEKATAEPVAPEPEVVEIAATPEPEVVKITADEIQAPEPAANPAIVDAAPTVSAPVPHPAEATVEPVQDAASSLSSKPSKGKKSKARQAAAATAVGLAGVATAAVTAAVVTDKSEKKETEAVTPPAVIEPAAVPAAPVTPIKEVERERRRSSVVTEAQWLASPTKATFDDAASEPQLTAKSSFDALASPREGDEITPATTEDEIAPATTEVVATPAPLEPVVPVVDEHAAVASAAEDTETATKVLPLAPVEDAPPVQFHPTHFKHYGPHSESVQAVIKPAPISAEVEVQPEAAAETYPATVSKVAPEEPSASKVELSPIALVTGAAAAVGIPAAAAAIAKSEPLTSKAVEEPSDAATPPSEPAVVEVPATPTTATASTGVETPTATPKGDTLAAAGTSVSALDSPSVAAALATDTERIGASGLPRPRTFGTSPDLAQIAGETLPSHAVDLGELEPAAIVATRNIARTHDTEFLATDYDSAAEYATAPDTPALSDAGLPRTGTPVSSALPIRLSAFVDQLEAESAGSGLPAAASPVVPSVESLSASASAFVPSVSASSFTPSASAPSFTPSASAPSFVPKASAPSFVPGAVASAAAGVAASVKDGKSDLTSLAHAATAGLSSDADPKSHTPSNT